TTGCCTAGCAACTTTACCAGGAATGCTAATAGTCCATTTGTGAGgagcctcagccagctgggGTGTGGGACTGTGTGTAAGAAAAGGCTTTCCTCTTGCAGGTCGCCTACAGAGCCCAGCAAGGCAACACCAGGCAAGCAGTGCTGAAGATGGTGATGGTGTGGGTGTTGGCATTCCTGCTCTACGGACCTGCCATTATCAGCTGGGAGTACATATCAGGCCAGAGCAtcatccccagtggggaatgCTATGCCGAGTTCTTCTACAACTGGTATTTCCTCATGACAGCCTCCACGCTGGAGTTTTTCACCCCTTTCATCAGCGTGATGTTTTTCAACCTGAGCATTTACCTGAACATCCAGAAGCGCACCAAAATGCGCCTGGACGTTTTCCACGAAGTGCACAACCAGTCCTTCACTGAAGAGGTGGAAAGGAGCCCAGAAGCAAAGCTTTCTCTGAAATGCTGTAAGTGGGAGCAGAAGGAGTCAGCTGAAACCCTCGACCTCTCTAAGATCAAAGCTCAAGCAGCAGCCTCCACTTCCAGCCTGGATGCCAAAGACCTGCTGGAAACGGAGACCTCCAGGAAACCCAAGTGTTGCAACAAAAAGAGCTGCAAAAACTCAGCCTCCGCTCTGTCCTCAGACAAACGGGTGAAGATCGTGTCCCAGAGCACGACCCAACGCTTCAGGCTCTCCAGGGACAAGAAAGTGGCCAAGTCACTGGCAATCATTGTGGGCATTTTTGGGATTTGCTGGGCACCGTACACTCTCCTGATGATCATCCGCGCTGGCTGCCACGGCCAGTGCATCTCTGAGTTCTGGTATGAGACTTCTTTTTGGCTGCTGTGGATCAACTCAGCTGTCAACCCTGTCCTATACCCTCTCTGCCACTCCAGCTTCAGAAGGGCTTTTATTAAACTCCTTTGCCCCAAGAAGCTGAAGATTCAGCCTCACTATGCCCTTCAGAACTACTGAAGGTGAAGCCAGCCCAGTGTGAGGATGAGAAAAGCCTTGGTTTACTTCTGCTGTACTGGTGTGGGACTGGAGCTTGTTTCCTTGGAAGAACGCAGGAGCAGTGGTGTGGAGGAGGT
This Passer domesticus isolate bPasDom1 chromosome 16, bPasDom1.hap1, whole genome shotgun sequence DNA region includes the following protein-coding sequences:
- the HRH3 gene encoding histamine H3 receptor — protein: MESGGALNGSAAAAGRFAAAGTAALGALMALLIAVTVAGNALVMLAFVADSSLRTQSNFFLLNLAISDFLVGAFCIPLYVPYVLTGRWIFGRSLCKLWLVVDYLLCTSSVFNIVLISYDRFLSVTRAVAYRAQQGNTRQAVLKMVMVWVLAFLLYGPAIISWEYISGQSIIPSGECYAEFFYNWYFLMTASTLEFFTPFISVMFFNLSIYLNIQKRTKMRLDVFHEVHNQSFTEEVERSPEAKLSLKCCKWEQKESAETLDLSKIKAQAAASTSSLDAKDLLETETSRKPKCCNKKSCKNSASALSSDKRVKIVSQSTTQRFRLSRDKKVAKSLAIIVGIFGICWAPYTLLMIIRAGCHGQCISEFWYETSFWLLWINSAVNPVLYPLCHSSFRRAFIKLLCPKKLKIQPHYALQNY